The Candidatus Nanosynbacter lyticus genome window below encodes:
- a CDS encoding inositol monophosphatase family protein, producing the protein MTNQQQEWLDFAKSVAHEAGDIMYRYFGKKPDAHLKADNTIVTIADEEINQLVIKRVAERYPSHDIDGEEASARRGSDYVWVCDPIDGTAPFAMELPVSVFSLALVINGQPEVGVIYAPFSDHLYWAVRGQGAFMNSKQIYVNKKTFGGMTGMNVDWWPSAEWDVMRVIHKLAYEKGAYVTALGSTTHAAALVARGGFVASVFAGTKGKNVDIAAAKVIVEEAGGKVTDLFGREQRYDQDICGAVLSNGIVHEEIVEAMREL; encoded by the coding sequence GTGACCAACCAACAACAAGAATGGCTTGATTTTGCAAAAAGTGTAGCACACGAAGCGGGCGACATTATGTATCGATATTTCGGTAAAAAACCGGACGCTCATCTCAAGGCGGACAACACAATTGTGACTATTGCTGATGAGGAAATCAACCAGCTTGTGATCAAGCGAGTAGCTGAGCGATACCCATCCCATGATATTGACGGTGAAGAAGCGAGTGCTCGCCGCGGTTCGGACTATGTGTGGGTATGTGACCCGATTGACGGTACGGCACCTTTTGCGATGGAGTTACCAGTATCGGTATTCTCGTTAGCGTTGGTGATTAATGGCCAGCCGGAAGTCGGTGTGATTTATGCGCCGTTTAGCGATCATTTGTATTGGGCGGTGCGTGGCCAGGGTGCGTTTATGAATAGTAAACAGATTTACGTGAATAAGAAGACTTTTGGTGGGATGACTGGGATGAACGTGGATTGGTGGCCGAGTGCAGAGTGGGATGTTATGCGGGTGATTCACAAGTTAGCGTATGAGAAGGGTGCATATGTCACGGCGCTAGGAAGCACGACGCACGCGGCAGCCTTAGTAGCGCGTGGTGGGTTTGTTGCGTCGGTCTTTGCTGGCACGAAGGGCAAAAATGTTGACATTGCGGCGGCGAAAGTCATCGTCGAGGAAGCTGGCGGTAAGGTGACTGACCTCTTCGGCCGGGAGCAGCGGTATGATCAGGATATTTGCGGGGCGGTATTAAGTAATGGAATCGTTCATGAGGAGATAGTGGAGGCGATGAGGGAACTATGA
- a CDS encoding LiaF transmembrane domain-containing protein — protein MKKNFLIRAFLGVTIVSLGGILLLRNLGVITFNSWPLFWGAFWAFAGLLILLFSYRRPMDWVWGLLLIAVGVLIGLSAYGVINIGTWKSFWPVILIAIGLSVVFGIGSGRRQPKKRAADDGDSEKVAIFYGEESRVKGDYTGGSVAVIFGGMELDLRQAKIKDGVVIDVFTFCGGASISLPDDVIVKNEVRGILGGSEDKTTPKSSAKKTIYLKGECVLGGLEIK, from the coding sequence ATGAAGAAAAATTTTCTCATTAGAGCGTTTTTGGGTGTTACCATTGTGTCGCTCGGCGGGATTTTGCTGCTGCGGAATCTCGGAGTTATTACCTTTAATAGCTGGCCCCTGTTTTGGGGCGCTTTTTGGGCCTTTGCTGGCTTATTGATACTATTATTCAGTTATCGCAGACCGATGGACTGGGTGTGGGGGCTGTTATTGATAGCTGTTGGCGTGTTGATCGGGCTGAGTGCTTATGGTGTAATTAATATTGGTACGTGGAAATCATTCTGGCCGGTAATACTGATTGCTATTGGTTTGTCGGTCGTGTTTGGTATTGGTTCAGGCCGTCGGCAGCCTAAAAAGCGGGCGGCTGATGATGGTGATAGTGAAAAAGTTGCAATTTTTTATGGTGAAGAATCACGGGTGAAAGGTGACTATACTGGTGGCTCCGTGGCAGTAATATTTGGTGGTATGGAGTTGGACCTGCGCCAGGCGAAGATCAAGGATGGTGTAGTTATCGACGTCTTTACCTTTTGTGGCGGTGCTAGCATTAGTTTGCCTGATGACGTGATCGTCAAAAACGAGGTACGTGGTATTTTGGGTGGTAGCGAGGACAAAACTACGCCGAAATCTTCCGCCAAAAAGACGATCTACCTAAAGGGTGAATGCGTCTTGGGTGGTCTGGAAATTAAATAA
- a CDS encoding YunG family protein has translation MIDSLKRQRMSSIAKIRNTLSVGWSRETSYFDNWSPNNPSAGQCAVSALILQDHCGGEIRKCMVAGAPHYFNIINDQVVDSTAGQFDGGEIEYHTSAVREKGRILRHADTLQRYELLHMRVVQFLAELDQVADEIASVDYGCMGDDCLQEQTIWFGDNNDIVIIGEAPARTGWVKSGVAWHNTDGKLLPSGVIMQKLLSILDKELLSVTFLEAIKCFPSDRRHLKKLAQLYQPTLERQIKILRPKLVLTMGAIPTQMLIDRPFQRLTDVAGKSFSVHGTRVIPIFHPSPISPRGYKDNVPIFEMIQRKIWEEV, from the coding sequence ATGATTGATAGCTTGAAACGGCAGCGCATGAGCTCTATTGCAAAAATCCGTAACACTCTCTCTGTTGGCTGGTCGCGCGAGACGTCCTATTTTGATAATTGGTCGCCAAATAATCCAAGTGCTGGACAGTGTGCGGTCTCAGCACTTATATTGCAAGACCATTGTGGTGGTGAGATACGAAAGTGCATGGTGGCTGGCGCGCCTCATTATTTCAATATTATTAATGACCAGGTAGTCGATAGCACGGCGGGGCAATTTGATGGGGGTGAAATTGAATATCATACATCGGCGGTACGTGAAAAGGGGCGGATTCTGAGACATGCAGATACTCTTCAGCGATATGAGTTGTTGCACATGAGGGTGGTGCAATTTCTAGCGGAATTAGATCAGGTGGCTGACGAGATAGCTAGCGTGGATTATGGATGTATGGGTGATGATTGTCTGCAGGAACAGACTATTTGGTTTGGGGACAATAATGACATTGTCATTATTGGCGAAGCACCGGCACGAACCGGCTGGGTGAAAAGTGGTGTTGCCTGGCACAATACAGACGGAAAGCTGCTGCCAAGTGGTGTGATAATGCAAAAACTCCTTTCTATCCTTGATAAGGAGCTCCTGTCGGTGACCTTTTTAGAGGCGATCAAATGCTTTCCGTCAGATCGTCGTCACCTGAAGAAGCTGGCTCAGCTTTACCAGCCGACTCTCGAGCGGCAAATTAAGATCCTACGTCCAAAACTAGTGCTAACGATGGGAGCTATCCCAACGCAGATGCTGATCGATCGGCCGTTTCAGAGACTAACCGACGTTGCAGGGAAGAGTTTTTCTGTTCATGGGACGCGAGTTATACCGATCTTTCATCCGTCACCAATATCGCCGCGTGGATACAAGGATAATGTGCCGATTTTTGAGATGATACAACGTAAAATATGGGAGGAAGTATAA
- a CDS encoding ClbS/DfsB family four-helix bundle protein, with protein sequence MPIPAHKSALQHAIRHECAALWPLLEAAAPWADELVLPGQIKGTMMNTHQLASYLLGWATTVLEWGSVYHQTHTVPTIITTGYGAVAQKFYMQYADIAYGAVLTKLDETVAALDQLIEQTSEDDLYRVVWYRTKTSGREYTMARIIELNTVAPLRNAHGRLRKAMEERG encoded by the coding sequence ATGCCAATACCAGCCCACAAGTCAGCCTTGCAGCACGCCATTCGCCACGAGTGTGCGGCGCTGTGGCCACTGCTCGAGGCAGCCGCTCCCTGGGCGGATGAGCTGGTGCTTCCGGGGCAGATAAAAGGCACGATGATGAATACTCACCAGCTAGCCAGCTATCTACTGGGGTGGGCTACCACGGTGCTAGAGTGGGGTAGTGTATATCATCAGACTCATACGGTGCCGACGATTATTACCACTGGCTATGGTGCGGTAGCGCAAAAGTTCTATATGCAATATGCTGATATAGCGTATGGTGCCGTACTGACAAAGCTTGATGAAACGGTGGCAGCGCTTGACCAACTGATCGAGCAGACATCAGAAGACGACCTCTACCGCGTCGTATGGTATCGGACGAAGACGAGTGGACGAGAGTATACCATGGCACGGATAATTGAGCTCAACACAGTCGCGCCATTGCGAAATGCACACGGTAGGTTGCGCAAGGCTATGGAGGAGAGAGGATGA